From a single Apium graveolens cultivar Ventura chromosome 2, ASM990537v1, whole genome shotgun sequence genomic region:
- the LOC141692168 gene encoding uncharacterized protein LOC141692168, which translates to MSKIGVPSKHSKSEMMLEFGDPDLEGLKFPQDDPLVFTPIIGNCPVMRVLVDNGDFMDILFHNTFIRMGYNDSQLTPSDVPIYGFNHVECKVEGAIQLPVTIGEEPREGTQMLNFQVVKAASTYNAIMGRTQIHVFKAVSSTYPIFRKFPTRNGIGEAKGDQKMAHGCYVAALRPDRIGGRSSP; encoded by the coding sequence ATGAGCAAAATTGGAGTCCCATCTAAGCATTCTAAGTCAGAGATGATGCTTGAATTTGGTGACCCAGACCTTGAAGGTTTAAAATTTCCTCAGGATGATCCCCTGGTTTTCACACCGATAATTGGAAATTGTCCTGTTATGAGGGTCCTAGTGGATAATGGAGATTTCATGGATATTCTGTTCCATAACACATTCATAAGGATGGGCtataatgattctcaactaactcCGTCTGATGTACCCATCTACGGGTTTAACCACGTGGAATGCAAAGTTGAAGGAGCAATACAACTTCCCGTAACAATAGGGGAAGAGCCCAGGGAGGGCACACAGATGTTGAACTTTCAGGTTGTTAAGGCAGCCTctacttacaatgctatcatgggtagAACACAGATCCATGTGTTTAAAGCCGTGTCCTCAACCTACCCCATATTTCGGAAGTTCCCAACTAGGAATGGTATTGGAGAAGCGAAAGGAGATCAGAAAATGGCCCATGGTTGCTATGTTGCAGCACTTAGGCCCGATAGAATCGGGGGCAGGTCCTCTCCATAG